GGGGCTGCCCCCTCGCTGTGCTGCCGCTGCAGGGCCTTGCTGCTCACGTACTTGGGGTCTGGGGCGAAGCTCTGCGTCGGGGGCATGACCCCGTTGAGGTAAGTCGGGAGGCTCTTGGGGCTGGGGGTCCGGGAGTTGCTCCGGGACAGCGGCTCCCGAGGTGGCACCTTGGGGGGCCGGTCCTCGTCGCTGTAGGTACCCGACGTCACCTCAGCCGACCAGCGTCGGTAGTCGGGCTTGGCGGGCCGTGGCGGGATGGGCACGCGTGGAGGCACCTCGGGCTTGTCCTCGGGGGTATCGGGCGAGGCGCGGGCTGTGCCCCGCATGACAGTGCTCCCGGCGGCCACTGCTGGCTTGCTGAAGGAGCCGGCCGGGCCCGAGTGTGAGCGTCGCAGTCTCCGATGCGCCTGTGACGGTGGGGCTGGTGCCGGGCTGTCGGGGGGTTCGGGGGATTGGTTCAGGTCGGTGGCCGACGCGGCCGGGGTGTCCAGGTAGGCGTAGTTGATCTGGCCACAGCCACGGAAGCTGCGGCGGCCCGGCAAGTCAGCCCTGAAGTCGGGGAGCGCGCAGTGGCCCAGCAGGTGAGCTGTGTCCGAGCTGGTGAGAAACTGCACCTCGCAGTCGGCCTCGTCTAACGCCAGGTCCTCAGAGATGGGCAGGGGGGGCAGCGGCCGGGAGCCGCGCAGGTCCCCCGCAGCCAGGCCCGAACCGCCCAGCAGGGCCGGTGAGGCCCGGCTGGGTGTCAGCGGTGGTGTTGGGGTACAAGACCCGCCCACCGACAGCCCCTTGAGGCCCCACATCAGCTGctgctcttcttcttcctcctcgcTCGGGGGGATGATGAGGGGGGGCAGGTTGGGTTTCTGGGGGGGGCCCCTTTCTGCCAGGTGGTGGCTCTTCAGCACAGCTGCCCTCGGAGCACGTCCTGAAATGAGCAAGAGcaaggggagggggggaggcagagggagagatagggagggagaaagagagatggagtgatagagaaaaagagggagagagatggagagataaagaggaaaagagagacagaaaggcaaagggagagataaaaagagatggagagagaaaaagagggagaaagatggagatagagaaagagggagagggaaaggcagagggggagagacagagacagagagagagagagagagagaagagattcaGGTCATCCCGGGCCTGATGAGGTTTTCCATGCCTGCCCCACCCCCAATCCTCCCGCACCCCCAGTTCTGGCTGATGTTGGGTGCCACCCTCCCTCGCCTGAGCCATCCGGAGAACACCCAGGCGCCCGGCACGGGTGTAATTAGAGCCGGGAGATTGTGCAGGTTCAAAGGCCAGATTATCTCGTCATCTCCTGGCCACTGTGCCCGCCCGGCCCGCACCCACGCCACCCGAGCAGGGCTGGGGATGTGCGCCGCCACCCCAGGTGACCTGCTCCGCGACCACTGGCAAGAGGCTAGGTGGGAGACGAGGGTGCCGGGCAGGGCGGGGACGCCCCATCTCACAGCATAGCTGCTTCTGAATGCGCTTAGGGGACCAGGCCAAGTCACAGGATCCACGCAAAAGGGCGCGGCTGCCACCTCAGGTCACACGGCAACTCTCTTGGTCCCCGCCCTCCCTGACTCTGGTTTCCCAAACCCCAGCACTTACCGAGAGCCGGGAGATGCTCCTGAGCTGCTGAGTTCAGCCTGCAGGCCATGGTTATAGGGTCCAGACCCAGGAAACTgcgggagggaaagagaaggcaTGGGTGGGCCTGGCCCTGCAGGGTAGCCCCGGGCCACGCACCCTTAGCCCTCAGCCCCATGGGGTAACTAACTCTGGGCCTCACCTGTCCAAGTTGCTTCGAGCGTCCCAGCACCTCTCCAGGGTGCCCAGGGCCTGGCCCTTGTGCAGAAATCCCGATTTCAGCGGTGCCCGAATCTCCTGAGCTGCGATTCCTGCCACTGACATGGTGCCTTGTTCTGGAGCCGCTCCAACAGGGCAGCGCGTCTCTACCGGCCGGGAGCTTTCATTGGCtgcagaggagaagagaggaaagagaggtaaGAGGGTGTCCAGGACAAGCTTTAGCAGGGGCAGCCAAGAATGCACAAGTTACGGTAAAGCACAGACGCAGATTTCACTGAATCCTGATGTTTCTACACGAACCAGTTCATAGGGCTCATGGGGATCGTAAAATCCCccctttggggggccagagtgatagctcagcggtaggtaGCTTACACACAGCAGacaccccggcgtcccatatgatcccccaaagccagggtcaatttttgagcgcatagccaggagtaacccgagtgtcactggatgtggtccaaacaaacaagcaaacaatcctctttgggggggggccagagagagcacagaggtgagagcacttgccttgcatgtggcaggccccagtttgatcccccggcaaccCAGGTGGTCCCCTaagcgcagggccaggagtaagacccGAGCATAGCTAGATgtgcaacccccccaaaaaaatcatctTTCTGTAAACATGCATCTAAGAATGGAGAAGATTCCAGCACTGTGGGAATGAGCTGGTCCAGGAGTCCGGTCCAACACACACCACACCTGGGTATTCCTTGAACTTGGCCTTGGGACCCACTGCTCTGAGAGATGTTAGAATAGTCTAGAACCTGAAGTGGTCCATTTCTATGATCCTGTGCAAATGATGTCCTCAGTAACTGGGTTGGAGGGGGTTAGGTGAGGACAGCGACTCCCCCCCTCAATCCTGTCTTGTCAGACATAGCCCAAGTCACATCCTTGCATTGGCTTGCAGTAGATGGTACCTTGGGGTACAAGGCTCAGGAACACGGGACACGGGCTAAGCCACCGTGGCAGTGTCTTAATCCTTATCTTAGCCCAAGGCCCCTCGGCTTTAGGACAGCTCCCCTCACATtgtccatttccagtttttttgtttgtttgtttttttgtttttgggccacacccggcggtgctcaggggttactcctggctgtctgctcagaaatagctcctggcaggcacggaggaccatatgggacaccgggattcgaaccaaccacctttggtcctg
This window of the Suncus etruscus isolate mSunEtr1 chromosome 6, mSunEtr1.pri.cur, whole genome shotgun sequence genome carries:
- the ERRFI1 gene encoding ERBB receptor feedback inhibitor 1, producing the protein MSVAGIAAQEIRAPLKSGFLHKGQALGTLERCWDARSNLDSFLGLDPITMACRLNSAAQEHLPALGRAPRAAVLKSHHLAERGPPQKPNLPPLIIPPSEEEEEEQQLMWGLKGLSVGGSCTPTPPLTPSRASPALLGGSGLAAGDLRGSRPLPPLPISEDLALDEADCEVQFLTSSDTAHLLGHCALPDFRADLPGRRSFRGCGQINYAYLDTPAASATDLNQSPEPPDSPAPAPPSQAHRRLRRSHSGPAGSFSKPAVAAGSTVMRGTARASPDTPEDKPEVPPRVPIPPRPAKPDYRRWSAEVTSGTYSDEDRPPKVPPREPLSRSNSRTPSPKSLPTYLNGVMPPTQSFAPDPKYVSSKALQRQHSEGAAPAPCILPIMENGRKASSTHYYLLPERPPYLCRYQHFFRDATDNPVGAPGPISTTTTPSKAKPELGSLGKRKHCAYVVSP